The DNA segment CTTCCCCCGGGGGGAGGTCGGGCGGACGGTCCGGGCCGGGGGGACCCCGAACCCCTCCGTCGGCCCGCCGGGCCCCGTTGGTCGAGCGCCCGGCACGGCGCCGCGCACGGGGGAAGCGCTCGGCAGATcccgcccggccggccgggccccgcctccgggtttcgcccctctccccggccgccGGCCGGGTTCGAGGGCGCACCTGAATCGGGTCGGCCGTCTCCGCTTAATAAGGGCGGCCTCTTCCctccgccctccttccccccacgcgggcggggaggggggaggcccgggcggccccggaggagcggcggcggcggccttccCGTCCCGGCCGCGACGGGACCGCGGCCGAGGCCCGCCCGGGGGTGAGCGACCCCGGGGGGGACGAGGACGGCGCCCGGCGAGGCGTCGCCCCGAGCCCCGGGCGCCCGGTCCCACGCCGAGGCGACCCGGCCCGGGGAAGCGGGGCGACCGGTCAGGCGGCggaggggccgcggggcggggatcGGGACGCCGGCCTCGGGGGCCCACGGGCTCCGGCCCCATTTCgcggaggaggtcaccgaggccccgggagGCGGAGCGgcgccgacgggcggcggggatCGGGGATCGGGGCCCTCTCCGCGGGGCCGGCGGGACGCGGCGGGgggtgtccgtccccccccccgccccctgaacccgccctctcgcccccctcccccccccccccccgcagcgggATGACCCCACGCCAGCAGCTGGTGCAGTCGGTGCTGCGGGAGCTCCAGGAGGCGGCGGAGTGCCTGGGGCCGGAGGGCCTGACCGGCGCGGCCCTGGAGGCGGAGCGCACCCTGtcgtccttctccctgccccccgcctgcCGGCGCGGGACGCGGCCGCCCCGGGACGCGGAGGTGGACCCCGTGGCCCGGAGCCTCTACCCGGCCGACGCCCCCCGCCGCATGCTGCCGCTGGCCTGGCGCGGGCCGGGCAGCCGGCTGTTCGAGGCGGCCAGCCTCCTGCTGTGGGGCAGCCCCCGGCTGAGCCCCGAGCTGCGGGCCCGCACCGTGGTGGAGATGGTGCTGCACAGACGCTACTACCTGCGGGGCATGATCGACTCCAAGGTCATGCTGCGGGCCGCCCGCTACTCGCTCTGCTCGGAGGAGTGCCCGGAGATGACGGGCCTGGCCCCGGCCACCCTGGAGGCCATCTTCGACGTGGACGTCCAGGCCTCCTGCTTCCCGGGCAGCTTCACCAACGTGTGGCACCTGTACGCCCTGGCCTCGGTGCTGCAGCGCAACATCTACTCCATCTACCCCATGCACAACCTGAAGATCCGGCCCTACTTCCACCGGCTGATCCGGCCCCGCCGCTGCGACCGGCGCCCGGCCACGCTGCACATCATGTGGGCCGGCCGGCTGCTGCCCGGCGGCCGGGCCTTCCGGCCCCAGTACTTCGCCGCCGTGGcgggccccggggaggcgggcccggccccggccgagagcccggcgccgccgccccgggaccccccgcgccccgcgggccggccggggccacCCCCTGCCGCTGGGGCCGCCGCCCGCGGGAGCGGCGCCGGGGGGCCGCCGCCCGCTCCGCGGCCAAGCGCTTCCTGCAGTCCCGCCTCCGCGCCGGCCAGGTCCTGCCGCTCCGGCGCTTCCGCCAGATGTTCCCCGACGTCTCCCGCTCCACCTACTACGCCTGGAAGCacgagctgcggggccccgcgggcgggggggcgccggccgccgggcccgccccggcccccgcgccgcccgccgccctctTCATGCGGGGGGCCAAGACCTACCTGGAGCGCTGCATCTCCGTCGACACGCCGGTGCCCTACCGCTGCTTCAAGCGCTGCTTCCCCGGCATCTCCCGCTCCACCTACTACAACTGGCGCCGCAAGGCCCTCGGGGccgaccccggcccggggcccccgccggccccgcggggggcggggggccccgggccggcccccggccgggggcggcgggccgggcccgggcccgggcgggcgggcccTCCCTGGCGGGCCGGCGGAGGCGGGCGCGCCGCGTCGCCCGGAGGCTGGTCCAGAGAGGGCGGCTCCCCTTCTGCCGCTTCCGCCTGCGCTACCCGGCCCTGTCGCCGACCTCCTTCTGGCTCTGgaagggcggggcccggccccggggcccgccccccgccgcctccggccccccggcccggcccggcccggggcccggggggccgccgcccccgccgccgccgccgcggggcccccgggccctcaccgCGGCGCCCCGGCCGGCCACGCCGTggcccggcggggccccgggccgggcggggagggccgcGTGTTCGTCGTGGACGTCGTCGCCGCGGCCCGGTTCAAGGCCCAGGCCAAGCTCTTCCTGCAGAGGCGCTTCGAGTCCCAGACCTTCCCGTCCTACAAGGAGTTCCGGGCCCGGTTCCCCCTGACCGCCCGCTCCACCTATTACATGTGGAAGCGGGCCCTCCACGACGGCCTCTCCCTCGTGGACGCCTGAGaggagggccggggcggcgggggccccgcccggcccgccctccgcccctcggccccggcgCGACCTTTCCGTTCTCGCTCCGGatcgggccccccgccccgggccggggcgggtgAGGCGATGGGACCCGGCCCCGTGACGCCCGAGGCAATAAAGAGGGTTTTTCGCCGTCGGCGAGCGCGACCCGCGTCTCCGTCCCTTTCCTTCCCCGTCGccgtcctccccgccgccggcccggggccgggggagggggacggagggagtcggggagggccctccggcggccgggccgggcccggtcccggctccgctctTCCCGGGATTGGGATTCTCCGACGGTTCTCGCCTGCGCCGGGCtttccgcccgcccgcccgcccgcccgccctacTCGGCTTCCCGGGCCACGGGGCCGCTCtgaggcggccgggcccggggagaccCTCCCGTctccagcggggggggggggaggggatccaTGAGCGACGGCAGTACCGCCGACCGTCCGGGTGTCCGTCGGGCGcccgccgcgggccgggccccgtcGGCGGccggccccgcgtggggctcgcgctcttcgtCCCCGTTGTTCCGGAGGGGGCCGCCCGGGCCGCGGAGAAGCGGAGCCAcctgccccgggtcacccggccgacgagcggcggagcgggctCGCCCGCCGAGCGCTCGCTGcgggcggagcgccgtaccgggcgctcggTGACCGGCGTCGCGGGAACGACggtagacggcgagcccgtcggcgggcggggagggccccCGTGGCCCGACGGTCCGGCGCCCTGcacgcagcaggcgctcagtagatgccGTCGGCTGAACCAACGGACCCTGACGGCGTTGGCCGAGCGccgcgccgggccccggggtggACGGAGGCGCGTCGGGTCGCAccgccgtcccgcgtggggctcgcggtccccggCGAGTACCGTGGGAAAAGGGAACGGAGCTCGCGGTCCACGGGCCGGGGGGCGCCGGCGTTAAGACGGACTAGCGAGGGGGGAAGCGGAGTACGAGGACATCTACCTCAACAATCGcccgccgagcactgttctaagctgaatgtcgaggggccgggaggggctgaCCCGGCTCCGTCCTGCCCTTCGCCTCTCCCTCGTTCCCGAGGCTGCCCTCGTCTATCCTCTTCCCCTGttgctttcctcctttccttccttccctccgtccGCACCGGCCGGCCGGGTCGTCGGACGGACGTGCCCGGCCTCCGTCTGCCCCCCCGCCTTTAAGGGAACGGGTCGCGCCAGTAGGTAGGTTTGACCCTCCGTGGGGGAAGAAGAGCACGATCTCCACCGAAGATGACTTTGAAAACAGCGGGAGATCTGCTCCGCCCCTCTAGCGTCTGGCTGCCGGGCCGAGGGACCCGCGGGGAAGGAGATGGGCCCGAAGCCGGCGCGGAGAGCCGACAGCGAATCCTGGCTTCCCCAACCCGGGGCGGGGTTTCCTGCCGGGAGGGAACGTGCGAATCCTCCACCACGGGGAACTCCGGAGACTCGGCCCCGGGCCGGTCGGGAGGCACGGGAGAACGGGACCGGCGGTTGCGGGAGGAGGGGATACGCGCTAAGGGAATCGTCTGCCTCGGCTCCCGCTCCGCCtcgtcccgactcgctcccttccttcGTCCCCTCTCCCCGGCTCCGCGCCGCTTACGTTCACGTTCGTTTATattcccatctgtctccccttctggaccgtcAGCTCACGGTGGGCGGAGAGGGTGCCCGTTcgctgtcgtatcgtactctgaACGGCGCCTAGCGGCACAGCGGTCTGCACGCGGTAggtgctcacggtaagcgctcagtcgatacagtcgagtgaatgaatgaatgaatgaacaaaagcccACCGTCATAAAGCGCTCAGTCCAActctcggcacgcagtaagcgctcgataaataggatccaTTGACCGACGACGGGTTCTGATCCTCGCTCGACCGTCCGCCCCAGGGGGCCGGGGACTCTTTCCGCTCCCGGTGCGTGGTAAGGCGCTCCGCACGCGGGCGGCGCCCCGCGGATGCCGTTATTGGTAGGATCCGAGGGGCGCCGCTCCTTCTAGAggcgaaagggagggaggaggtggagagacggggagcgggcgggcggggggggggggggagtcatccATTCCAGGCGTCCCCGGGATCGGAGCCAGGGACCCAACTGCGTCATCTTCCCCAGAGACGCGCCGAGGGCCGGTCCGAAGAGCAGAATCCCATCCTGCCcgcggcctggaacgccctccctcttcacggcCGACAGgccgtccctctccccacctccagagctcCGCCCGAGTCCCGCCTCCCTcggggggccttccccgactgagtccTCGTtcgctctcctcccactcccttctgagtcgccttgatccgctccctttatccatcccctttcccagccccgcgCCGCCTGACCGGATCACGCCGCCGTCCCGTATGGTAGCCACCCCGGTTGAACGGGGGAGCGGAGAAGCGACGCGGCCCGCGGAGAgcgtacgggcccgggagtcgggagggcctgggttctaagccgcCACCtgtccgcagtgtgaccttgggcgagtcacttctgtgggcctcggcgacctcatcttaTAAACGGGGACCGGGGCCGCGCGCCCCAgccgggacgggggccgcgtccgggCCGATTTGCTTCGCCTGCGCTGCGGACGGGGCCCGGTGCACGGGAAGCGCTTCGCGGACACCAGGATTAACGTTCCGGTGTACGTACGGCACATCGTATgcgtcgtctccccctctagactgtgagttctaccgACTCTTGTCGCGTCGCACTTTCCTCGCCACCCAGCACGGCGCTCTTCGCAGGGAAAGCACGCGGGAGATCTCACCGTCGACGAAGACGACGTTTCCGGGAGAAAGGAGCCGTTCACGGCGCCCCGggcggccgagaggtcgaggagttCCGAGACCTATCAGAGAGAGAGTCGGTCAGTGAGCTGAGCGAGGGAAGAATCCGGGGAGTGAATGAGGTGGCAGCTAGCTTGGGGCGGCATTTTATAGTGGACCGTCTCCGACTCACTGACGGTGCGCTCCACTAACTACGCGATTC comes from the Ornithorhynchus anatinus isolate Pmale09 chromosome 1, mOrnAna1.pri.v4, whole genome shotgun sequence genome and includes:
- the VRTN gene encoding LOW QUALITY PROTEIN: vertnin (The sequence of the model RefSeq protein was modified relative to this genomic sequence to represent the inferred CDS: inserted 2 bases in 2 codons) encodes the protein MTPRQQLVQSVLRELQEAAECLGPEGLTGAALEAERTLSSFSLPPACRRGTRPPRDAEVDPVARSLYPADAPRRMLPLAWRGPGSRLFEAASLLLWGSPRLSPELRARTVVEMVLHRRYYLRGMIDSKVMLRAARYSLCSEECPEMTGLAPATLEAIFDVDVQASCFPGSFTNVWHLYALASVLQRNIYSIYPMHNLKIRPYFHRLIRPRRCDRRPATLHIMWAGRLLPGGRAFRPQYFAAVAGPGERRRGAAARSAAKRFLQSRLRAGQVLPLRRFRQMFPDVSRSTYYAWKHELRGPAGGGAPAAGPAPAPAPPAALFMRGAKTYLERCISVDTPVPYRCFKRCFPGISRSTYYNWRRKALGADPGPGPPPAPRGAGGPGPAPXPGAAGRARARAGGPSLAGRRRRARRVARRLVQRGRLPFCRFRLRYPALSPTSFWLWKGGARPRGPPPAASGPPARPGPGPGGPPPPPPPPRGPRALTAAPRPATPWPXRGPGPGGEGRVFVVDVVAAARFKAQAKLFLQRRFESQTFPSYKEFRARFPLTARSTYYMWKRALHDGLSLVDA